GGATAAAGCGCTCGCCTTTCTCATCTGTGCTACGCTGCGCTTCTGGTTACGTCGCCTTCCTCTCCATGGTCATGCATTACTTCATTTCATCGTCACGACTTTTACAATTTTATCAACCTGAGTGGCTTGAACGTGTAATAAAGCACCGCGATTTTTGGAAGAAATGAGTTGCTATTCCCCATTCTTCTTTACATACTGCGCTGAATATGGTGATTGTAAATGCACTTTTATTCAGTCAATGAGCTGAGCTGTTTCATCATGTGTTGTACAGTAACGAAATGGCTATAATTATCCTGAACttgattaaatatatttaatgaaatcGATTGTTCTTGCATTGACTGCAATGATCTCCTTTTTTGTTTCGTGGCtaatgagtttgtgtgtgtgtgtgtgtgtgtgtgtaggtggctCCTGCCTTTCATTGGTCACATGGGCATTTGTACATCAACGGGGGTGATCAGGGATTTTGCTGGACCGTATTTTGTGTCTGTAAGTTTGTGGACTGCACCAGAACATACTCTGATATGTTATGAAGGAATTTcaaactaaattaaattaaaattttgttctgttctgtcaCTTGCACTTTCTCtcatcaaatgaaaatgtttcttcTACCCCAGGAGGACAATATGGCATTTGGACGACCCACAAAGTATGACCATTCTCTTAGCAGATCTTAAATGCCATTCACTTTTGTTTTGGGTGTTACCGGTGTCATTATGAGAATTATAATGACCATTGTGCACAGGTACTGGAAACTGGATGTTAATAAGGTGTTCACCAGTAATGCCAACACTTGGGACAAGGCAGTGCATGATGCTTCGGAGGAATACAAAAAcagaatggtaaaaaaaaaaaaagcatgttgtgAAACTAAGATTTATAGTCATTCTCTCAGCTGTTATCTTAGGTTGAGATGTTGCATTTGGCTTTTTGCAGcctttataataatattactaatatattttatttgtaccaCAGTTTACACTTGAAGTCTCAGTACTACTCTAGAAACATCTCAAAGTTAgatacagaaatgtaaaaaccaTGTAATGTACACCCATTAATCATTGTCTAGAAACCAAATTTAAAGTAAATGTAtgttcttgttttaattatatttcCCTGACAGCACAACCTCTGCTGTGATAACTGTCACTCTCATGTGGCCATGGCCCTGAACCTAATGCGATATGACAACAGCTCCTCCTGGAATATGGTCAATCTCTGCCTGTTCACCCTCATCTACAGCAAGCACGTCAGGTAAGAGCTTCCCTAAACGTCAATTTTAATCAGAGTCTCTCatccctgttttatttttttttccttccaagATTGATCGCAAGCAATAACATGttaacattgaaaaaaaaaattcacaaaaaatttGAAAATCACAATTTAGTGTCCTTATTCTTCCTGATATGACATGCAGAGTGAGTGAAATTCTGCTGAGGAATTGCATTCATTGTGTTACTTTATAGCTAATTTGCTACACCATGCTGTCCTTAAATGTGAGTAATCAGAGTAGACCCATGTGATCCATCTTCACGTGTCATCACACAGCGGGAGTTCCAGGTTGTGGTAGAGGACGACGTGCAGACATAAGGACACGCTAGCAGGGGTGTGGGTGACCTGTGTTGTGCCAGGAGGGATGTTATTTCCCCTCACAGAGGTTATAGGGTTTAAGGAGCTCCATCCATCCTGTTTGTGTCCTTATATGTCTGcagtgttgcttttttttttttaaatagtgggGTGTGGTACACTCCCTACATCCTTTCATGTTTGTCTCTCTGTCCCCTTAATCTCTGTTCTCACTCTGTCTCAGCTTTGTTGCATTCCTGAAGACTTGGCTGCCCTTCCTCATGCTGTGTGGGGTGGTAGTTACCATCTCCCTGGCTTTCAACATGCAGTAATGGAACAGGGTGCGAGAGACGAGAAGTCCATTTGCATGATGTAAGAACACAACGACAGGAAAAAATGCCCCAATGCTTCCACCTTCTTTCCTATTTGCTGGAGGACCTCATTGTTGCATTTAAAGCTGCTGAGAGATCAAGACTCTTGCTTAAACCTTCCAGTCTCCAAAACAGGTTCATCAGGTTCAGAGTGGCTGTTTCTGTTCTT
This genomic stretch from Denticeps clupeoides chromosome 5, fDenClu1.1, whole genome shotgun sequence harbors:
- the tmem222a gene encoding transmembrane protein 222a: MADIPGVDAMKNFHGGFEKIDRELSRYPYCIVWTPIPVLSWLLPFIGHMGICTSTGVIRDFAGPYFVSEDNMAFGRPTKYWKLDVNKVFTSNANTWDKAVHDASEEYKNRMHNLCCDNCHSHVAMALNLMRYDNSSSWNMVNLCLFTLIYSKHVSFVAFLKTWLPFLMLCGVVVTISLAFNMQ